The genomic stretch AGCTGAATAAACTTTACAATGAGCAGGCGCCTTATGCACTGAACAATGCATACTACACTGAAGTAGTGAAAAATGCTGAGACTTTGAAGCTGGCAGGAGATTACTATGATTTTATCGCAACTGTAGAAGCAGGAAGAATGGATGAAAAGGAGCTTACGAAGTTAAAAACAAAACTCGCTTCTTTCTATAAAGATTATAGTGCAGAGCTTGATGCTAGAGTAACCGCAAAACTATTGGCTTTATATACCAATAAAACAGCACCACAGTTTTTACCGGCAGGATTCACCAAGTATAAGGATGAAAATGCAAACATCCCTATGCTGGAAGATATGTCGAAAAACTCTATCATTACAGGGAGAACAGCTGTAAACGGAGGAACACTAACGGCAGATATCGATAAAGCATTCTCTAATCAGGATAAATTGATTAAAACGTTGAAGAAAGATCCTATCTATCAGCTTTATGCTTCTATGAAAGAGACATATATGAAAGCTGCAGATCCACAATATTCTTCAATGCAGGCAAAAATTGATGCTTTGCAGAAGAAATTTATGGCTCAGCAAATGGAAACGGATAAAGACAGAAAATTCTTCCCGGATGCTAACTCAACACTTCGTGTAACCTATGGTAAAGTGAAAGGATCTGCTCCAAGAGATGCTGTTTCTTACGGATATCAGACTCACCTTGCCGGAGTGATGGAGAAATATATTCCTGGAGATTATGAATTTGACGTTCCTAAGAAACTGATTGAGCTTTACAACAAAAAAGACTTTGGAATTTATAAAGATAAAACAGGTGACGTTCCTGTAGGATTTACTGCTACCAACCATACAACAGGAGGTAACTCAGGAAGCCCGACACTTGACGCGAACGGAAACCTTATAGGTCTTAACTTCGACAGACAGTGGGAGGGAACTATGAGTGATATCAATTACGATCCCCGCTTCAGCAGAAATATTATGGTAGATACAAAATATATCCTTTTCATCGTTGAGAAATTTGCAGATGCTAAATGGCTTGTAGATGAAATGAAAGTAATAAAATAATTTAAAAAGTTATACCTTTAAAGAATCTATTTGAATTGATTTCGAATAGATTCTTTTTATTTTTAGGATGAAGGATCAGCTCATTAATCTATTTACTGCTTTTGAAACAGATCATTTCGGAAAGTCTTTTCCGCTGGATTACTGTTTGCCGGTTTATCATTGTGTTTCCAATGAAAATCTTCCCCATCTCAGACATGTGATCCAATATAAGAATATCAGACAGTTTGAAGCAGATATAGATTGTTTTTCAAAACATTTTCAGTGGGTAAACTGGGAGGAATTCAAAGGTTTTACTTCCGGAAGCTTCAAATCTCAAAAAAAAATAGCTTTACTTACTTTTGATGACGGGTTAAGGGAATTTTATGAAATTGTTGCTCCTATATTAGAGCGTAAAGGAATTTATGCCTGTAATTTTATAAATCCGGCTTTCATTGATAATAATGAGCTCATGTTTAGGGGGAAAGCCAGTCTTTTAATAGAGGCTTTAGGAAATAAAAAATCCGTAAATCGTGAGATAAACAGTATACTTTCTCTTGATGGCTATGCTACGATAGAAACTTTGAAAAAGCAAATTTTAAAAATTACTTATCAGGAAAAAGATATTCTGGATCTGCTTGCCGAAAAACTGGAAATCGATTTTAGATCCTATTTAAAAGAATACAGACCTTATCTGAGTAGCGGAGAGCTAGAAAAACTTACGAATAGAGGTTTTGGAATATCATCTCACAGTTGGGATCATCCGAAGTTCGGAACTTTGTCTTTGGAGCAGCAGATGGAATCGATACATAAAACCTTCGCGTATCTGAAGGAAAATAATTTCTTATATGAAAGTTTTGCATTTCCATTCACGGATTTCGGAGTAAAAAATGAATTTTTTAAATCACTTTTTAAAAACGAAGAGATCTATTGCAGTTTTGGTGCTGCAGGAATTAAGCTGGACAGTGTACAAAGGAACTATCAGAGAATTCCAATGGAAATGGGGGAAACCGCAGAAAAAATCCTGAAAAAAGAAATCGCTTATTTCAAATTGAAAAAGCTGATGAATAAAAATACTATTGTAAGAAAATGATACAGCTGAAGACCTACAATAAAAAAGAACTGAAATATTTTGTTTCATCCGGTGAATTCAGGCAATATGATTTTCTTCCCATCACTGAACATCGTGCTTTGTCACATATTCATAATCCAAGAGCAACGGAAGAGCAAACACTACTTATTCTTGCTTTTTATGAAGGAAAGTTAGCAGGATATATGGGATGTCTTCCAGATTATTTTGAAGTTGAAGGGAAAATAATCAGATTTGCCTGGCTGAGTACATTGTATGTAAGCAATGAGTTCAGAGGTAAAAAAGTAGCAAAGGCGCTTCTGCAAAAAGCTTTGGATGATTATAATAGTCACGTTATCATGGCAGAATTTACTCAAGAAGCTGAGGTTTTCTTTAATCATATAGGAAGTGTTGAAAATATTTTTCCTAAAAACGGAAAACGCTATTATTTCAGATTGGATTCAGCAACGCTTCTTTCAGAAAAAAGATCGTGGATAAAGACTTTTAAACCTCTTTTGCATATTTCAGATAGTGTGATAAATGCTTTTGTTGGATTAAAAAATATAGGAACAGGTAAAGTAAAGTTCAGATTTGAAACTTTGGAACAGATGGATATGGAAATTAAATATTTTGTCTCTTCATATCAATGTCAGCGACCTGTAGATGAAATAAACTATTTTATAACAAATCCATGGATTTTAGAGGGACGAAAAAAAGATAATAACTACTTCTTTTCCAGTTATGCTGAGGTTTTTAAATATGTTTGGATTAAAATTTATGATGAACAGGGAAATCTGGAAACCGTATCTTTATTACTATTACGCGATGGTCATCTTAAAATTCATTATATTTTTTCAACCGGAGATTCAAGCCTCAACAGATTTATTAAGTTTTTAAATACTTTCATCATTCAAAATAAGATAAAAATGATGACTGTTTATAATGAAACACTGAATAAGAATATACAAAAATCTAAATCATTGGCCACAATTTATGAAAAGGATTTCAAGCGTGATTACCTTTTCCGTAAAGAATTGCTGCAAAGCCTTCCGAAGCATTTTAATCCTCATTTACAGGATGGTGATGGAGATTGTATGATGACATAAGCCAATATAAATAGAGAATTCAGGAAATGATAAAAATAAAAGCCGCCCAATAAAGATCTTGAGCGGCTTTTTATTTTAATGTCCAAAGATATCCTTCAGGCTTACTTCTGTAAATGTGCCCATTTTACTGACAGCTTCCATATTCAGGTTTTCCCTTTTCCCAATAATGGCTGTATTAAAATTTACAGATTGAATTTCCGATTGATAAAACTGCCTGATATCTTCAAATTTCAATGCCTGAATCTGTTCATAGATGTCTTTTCTGAAATCATGATAAATGCCCAGCTTCTTTAATCTTAAAGTGTTGAAAAATATATTGTTCCTGGTCACTCGGGTAGACGCAATCTGTTTTAAAGCAGCATTTCTGGCGTTCTCAAACTGAGTAGTAACCTCAGGAAGCTCACTCATCAGTTCATTCATTGTATCCACAGCGATCATCAACTTATCAGGTTGTGTTCCGATATAAGTAGTAATATAGTCCGGATGGTTCAATTCAGCACTGGTTGCATAAGAAACATAAGCAGAATATGCTAAGCTCTTACTCTCACGGATTTCCTGAAACACAATAGATGACAATCCTCTCCCAAAATACTCATTGAAGACATTTACCTTTCCAAAATGAGCAGGATTAACACTATTTCCCTTACCCACTTTACTCATTTCCATCTGAACCATATCATAATCAATAAAATATACATTTCCGCCGGTGGCAGGCTCAGGATATTCTTTCGGCTTAGGAATCTCAAGGCTCTCGGTTTCTGTATATTGACCAATATATCCTTTAAAAGCCTCAAAATCTTTTCCATAAAAGAAAATCTGGTAAGGATATTTGAACAGTTGCTTCATTCGGTCAGTAAATACTTCAGCTTTACTGTTTTCAAGCTCTTCCTTAGAAATAATATCTGTAAAACGTGAAGTACTTCCTAATTTAGCATAATTAGTAAGAGCTGTCATGATCCGGTTTTTATCTTTTTTTATAGCCTCACGGTTTTCCAGAACAGTTCCCACAAATTGATTGTAGATCTCCTGATCCGGTTGTACACGGTACATCCATTGCTGCAGAAGGGAAATCCCCTTTTCAATATTCTCCTCCAATCCGCTCAGGGAAATTAACAACTGATTATTGGTTGTTTTAAAATCATTGCTGATGCCGATTTTGAAGAACTCCTTTTTCAGATCTTCAGGAGAAAGCTCATCCGTCCCTAGATACTGAAGGAGCTGAGTCGAAATTCCCAGTTCACGGTCATGATCACTTCCCAATGGAAAAATAAAATGAACCTGGGCAATATCATTATATTTATTCTTTACAAAGCTTAATTTCTTATTTTTAATTTCATCAGTTGTGATTTCCTTTTGATAATCTATGAATTCAGGTTTGATATCTTCTGTTTTATCAGATAAGATCGCCTGTAAAAACTCAGACTGTGCATCACGGTTAATCTTAACAGGAGTAATCCCTGGATTATCCACTCTAAGTAATTTATCATTAACTCCTTTCTCTTTATTAATAACAACATAATTGTTTTTAAAGAAATCATTGGCAAAATTGATAACCTCTTCCTTAGTGAAGCTCGCATACTCATCCATTTCATTCAGCTCCTGTTCCCAACTTATCCCTTTTATATAAATATCATATAGGGTAGTGGCTAAGCCTTCTGCAGTTTCAAGACCTTTCATCCTCTGAAGCTTGAAATCATTAATAATGGCAGGAAGCATCCAGTCCGGGAAGTCCCCCTTCTTGATAAGTTCAATTTCCTCCAGAACCATATTCGTTGCTTCTTGCAAAGTTTGGGTCTCTTTCGGAACCGCTACAATAGAAAAATAACCATATTGTTTTAACCCCACAGAGAACGCCTGTGCCCAAAGCATTTTTTGGGTTTGGTTGATATGAAGATCCAATAGACCGGCTTCGCCTCTGTTACTCAGAATATTTACCACAATATCAGCAAGCATGGCTTCTCTTGTCCCATAGCTATCCGTTCTCCATGCCAGCTGAACGCGTGGAGTAGTAGGACTTTTTACTGTTCTCTCTACAACTTCTGTAATGGGTAGCTCTATAACCGGAGTTTTTTTCGGAAGCTCTCTATAAGGAATCGTACCAAAATACTGGTCTACCAATTGAATCGTTTCTTCAAAATCAAAATCCCCAACCAATACCATAGCATAATTATTAGGAACATAGTATTCATCAAAATACTTATGAATTGCCTTCATTGAAGGGTTTTTTAAATGCTCAGGCTTGCCTAGTGTGGTTTGCTGCCCGTTAGGATGAGTTGGAAAAAGAGCGGCCATCAGTTCATAGTTCACCAGTCTCGAATCATTATCCTGAGCCCTGTTGAATTCCTCGTATACAGACTCAAGTTCCGTATGGAAAAGACGCAGAACGATCTCAGAAAACCTCTCCTTTTCTATTTTTAGCCATTTTTCCAGTTCATTATTCGGAATATTATTTTTATAAACAGTTTCATCAAACCACGTATGGGCATTGGTTCCCGTGGCACCCAATGAGGAAATTGCTTTGTCATATTCATTCGCAATAGCATACTGGCTCGCTTCCTGAGAAACTTTATCTATCCTTTTATAAATTTCTTTTTTCTTTTCAGGATCCTGTTCAGCTTTGTGCTCTTCATAAAGCACAGAGATCTGGTCCAGAAGTTCCTTTTCTTTTTCCCAATTCTGAGTCCCTATCTTAGATGTTCCTTTAAACATCATGTGCTCAAGATAATGAGCCAAACCTGTATTATCGGCAGGATCATTATTACTACCCGTTCTTACCGGAATAAAAGTTTGAATTCTTGGAGCATCAAAGTTTTGAGCAAGGAAAACCTTCAGTCCGTTCTTCAATGTGTAGATTCTTACTTTATTTTTGTCGTGGGTTACTGTAGTATATTCGTAGTGGTTTGTATCTGTATGAACCGTTTCTTTATATTTTCTGTCTGTCATATATGAATTCATTTCATCCTTAATTGTAGTAAGAATATAATACAAATGTAAGCAATCGAAAAAACATATATTCCGCTTTTATCACTATTGCATCTATTATTATAGTTGAGTAAGTGAATTAAGTAAGAGACATTCCGTTACTAATAAAGACAAGAACTTTTAGTTTTCCTCATTTATTCAGGAGCTAAATCCCGCTCTCCACTCATACTCCTCGCTCCATTGCTGGCCAACGCTCAAATCCTCCGTCTGGCCAACCTGTGCTGTGGGGTAAGCGTTCCTATCGGGGCTAGGGTAGGGGATATAATATAAATGATGAGCAATAGGTAATAGGTAATAGGTAATAGGTAATAGGTAATAGGTAGTGCCAATTATGAAGCCTAAACTTATTTCCGAAAATTTCACCACATGAAGAAAGCAATGATAAAGTAACCTGTACCAGCTATCCCCACAAAAATATCCCCAATCATCTGTGAAAATCTGTGCAATCTGTGGGAAATAAAAAAAACTCTTCCCCTAATAAGTATTATTAAACGTTTCTATACGACTCCTCTCCATAATCCTCCTACTTATATTATACAGCTTTTTTATTGCCTTCCTTTCTCAGCATTCTGTAAGGGGCTCACCAGCGCCTTATCTAAAAGATGAACACTATTTATTATTAACCAACGAATAGAAGGCATCAATAGAAGCGGGCTTTAGCCTGTTTACTTAAATAGAGTATTTTCCATTGGCTTTAGCCAAAACTTACAAAAGCCAATTTCATATATCTTATATATAAAAGTAGATATAAGAATTAACAGTACATTTATTATATATAGTATATCCCTTTCATCACTCATCATTATGTTCATTTCTCTCCCATATCCTCCTTTCTTTCCTCATTGCGCTCAATCTCCAAACAAATGTTTAAAATTTTTCTCTCGATCTATCAGGATGTTAAGTATAAAATATTACTCAAATATGAATTTTATGTTAAATAAACTTGCGAGGGATGTATGAAGTTTCTATCTTTGCCCCACTGAAAACGAGAGTAAATCAGTAAGCGCAGAAGGGCTTTTAGATAAGCGAAAATATTTATTCTACTATATAGATACTGACGAAAAAAAGCTTTAAAAATTTTAGCGATAAAATTTGCGAGATAAAAAAGAGTTTGTATCTTTGCAGTCCCAATTATGGGAGCGCAGGCGTAGAGAGATTGAGGGTTATGAAAGGGATTAAGGTTACTTAAAAAAACTTTAAATTTTTTTTCAAAACATTTGGTCAATACAAAATAAATTTTTACTTTTGCACTCGCAAATACGGAGCGACATTGACAGAAAAGATTGCTTCGTTACAAAGCGGAAGATATAAAGATCATTGACATACAATATAACAACCAAGTAAGGAAAAACTAAAGCGTTAAAAACTTTGAGTGAGTCAGACAAACATACAATGGAGAGTTTGATCCTGGCTCAGGATGAACGCTAGCGGGAGGCCTAACACATGCAAGCCGAGCGGTAGAGTCTCTTCGGAGACTTGAGAGCGGCGCACGGGTGCGGAACACGTGTGCAACCTGCCTTTATCTGGGGGATAGCCTTTCGAAAGGAAGATTAATACCCCATAATATATTGAATGGCATCATTCGATATTGAAAACTCCGGTGGATAGAGATGGGCACGCGCAAGATTAGATAGTTGGTGAGGTAACGGCTCACCAAGTCTGCGATCTTTAGGGGGCCTGAGAGGGTGATCCCCCACACTGGTACTGAGACACGGACCAGACTCCTACGGGAGGCAGCAGTGAGGAATATTGGACAATGGGTGAGAGCCTGATCCAGCCATCCCGCGTGAAGGACGACGGCCCTATGGGTTGTAAACTTCTTTTGTATAGGGATAAACCTACTCTCGTGAGAGTAGCTGAAGGTACTATACGAATAAGCACCGGCTAACTCCGTGCCAGCAGCCGCGGTAATACGGAGGGTGCAAGCGTTATCCGGATTTATTGGGTTTAAAGGGTCCGTAGGCGGATCTGTAAGTCAGTGGTGAAATCTCACAGCTTAACTGTGAAACTGCCATTGATACTGCAGGTCTTGAGTGTTGTTGAAGTAGCTGGAATAAGTAGTGTAGCGGTGAAATGCATAGATATTACTTAGAACACCAATTGCGAAGGCAGGTTACTAAGCAACAACTGACGCTGATGGACGAAAGCGTGGGGAGCGAACAGGATTAGATACCCTGGTAGTCCACGCCGTAAACGATGCTAACTCGTTTTTGGGGCGTAAGCTTCAGAGACTAAGCGAAAGTGATAAGTTAGCCACCTGGGGAGTACGAACGCAAGTTTGAAACTCAAAGGAATTGACGGGGGCCCGCACAAGCGGTGGATTATGTGGTTTAATTCGATGATACGCGAGGAACCTTACCAAGGCTTAAATGGGAAATGACAGGTTTAGAAATAGACTTTTCTTCGGACATTTTTCAAGGTGCTGCATGGTTGTCGTCAGCTCGTGCCGTGAGGTGTTAGGTTAAGTCCTGCAACGAGCGCAACCCCTGTCACTAGTTGCCATCATTAAGTTGGGGACTCTAGTGAGACTGCCTACGCAAGTAGAGAGGAAGGTGGGGATGACGTCAAATCATCACGGCCCTTACGCCTTGGGCCACACACGTAATACAATGGCCGGTACAGAGGGCAGCTACACAGCGATGTGATGCAAATCTCGAAAGCCGGTCTCAGTTCGGATTGGAGTCTGCAACTCGACTCTATGAAGCTGGAATCGCTAGTAATCGCGCATCAGCCATGGCGCGGTGAATACGTTCCCGGGCCTTGTACACACCGCCCGTCAAGCCATGGAAGTCTGGGGTACCTGAAGTCGGTGACCGTAACAGGAGCTGCCTAGGGTAAAACAGGTAACTAGGGCTAAGTCGTAACAAGGTAGCCGTACCGGAAGGTGCGGCTGGAACATCTCATTTTAGAGCGTCTTATGACGTAAAACAAAATTAGTGTCCTAGACACAAAGTACTTGTTCAAAGTAAAGCTTTAGTTTTTTGTTTGGTTGCTATATAAAAATACAAAACCCACTAGAAATTAGTAAAGGGATTGAGACAAAGAGGCAAGATAAAAGAAGAACGATAAGTCTGATATCTAATATCTGAAATCTGTTAGTCTAACAGACAGTCTCGTAGCTCAGCTGGTTAGAGCGCTACACTGATAATGTAGAGGTCGGCAGTTCGAGCCTGCCCGAGACTACTAATTAAAGCGGTAAGCATTAAGCTTCAAGCAGTAGGCCTTTAGCCTAGAGCTTATAGCCTACAGCCTACAGCACCTAGAGGGGGAATTAGCTCAGCTGGCTAGAGCGCCTGCCTTGCACGCAGGAGGTCAAGGGTTCGACTCCCTTATTCTCCACCATCATAGATGGTTTAGTTTTAAAAAAGCAAATAGAGCCAAAAACAATATTTGCGAATTAAATCAGAAGTAGATTTAAGATCATTGACATTAACGGTAAAGACATCACAAAGAGAAAACCGAGCGCATAAAGCGCTTGAGTAACCAAAAATAGGAAAGAAATCGTTAAGGGCGTATGGCGGATGCCTAGGCTTTCAGAGGCGACGAAGGACGTGGTAAGCTGCGAAAAGCTGCGGGGATTGGCACACACGAATTGATCCGCAGATGTCCGAATGGGGCAACCCAATACATTGAAGATGTATTACCTCGTAAGAGGAGCAAACCCGGAGAACTGAAACATCTAAGTACCCGGAGGAAAAGAAATCGAAGAGATTCCGTGAGTAGTGGCGAGCGAAAGCGGATTAGCCCAAAAGTCTTTATATATTTAGAAGAACGTTCTGGAAAGAACGGCCGTAGACGGTGATAGCCCGGTATTCGAAAGGTATATTAAGATGATAAATGAGTAGGGCGGGACACGTGAAATCCTGTCTGAATATGGGGGGACCATCCTCCAAGGCTAAATACTCCTGAAAGACCGATAGTGAACAAGTACTGTGAAGGAAAGGTGAAAAGCACTTCGAATAGAAGGGTGAAATAGAACCTGAAACCGTACGCCTACAAGCGGTCGGAGCAGCATTAAGCTGTGACGGCGTGCCTTTTGCATAATGAGCCTACGAGTTAATTTTACTAGCGAGGTTAAGGTATTAAGTACCGGAGCCGGAGCGAAAGCGAGTCTGAATAGGGCGGATAGTTAGTAGGATTAGACGCGAAACCTTGTGATCTACCCATGGGCAGGTTGAAGCTCTGGTAACACAGAGTGGAGGACCGAACCGGTTGACGTTGAAAAGTCTTCGGATGACCTGTGGGTAGGGGTGAAAGGCCAATCAAACTGGGAGATAGCTCGTACTCTCCGAAATGCATTTAGGTGCAGCGTCGTATATAAGTTTATTAGAGGTAGAGCTACTGATTGGATGCGGGGGTTTCATCGCCTACCAATTCCTGACAAACTCCGAATGCTAATAAATGTTCTACGGCAGTGAGGGCATGGGTGCTAAGGTCCATGTCCGAGAGGGAAAGAACCCAGACCAACAGCTAAGGTCCCCAAATATATGTTAAGTTGAAGCAACGCGGTTGGACTGCATTGACAGCTAGGATGTTGGCTTGGAAGCAGCCATTCATTTAAAGAGTGCGTAACAGCTCACTAGTCGAG from Chryseobacterium indologenes encodes the following:
- a CDS encoding polysaccharide deacetylase family protein, which produces MKDQLINLFTAFETDHFGKSFPLDYCLPVYHCVSNENLPHLRHVIQYKNIRQFEADIDCFSKHFQWVNWEEFKGFTSGSFKSQKKIALLTFDDGLREFYEIVAPILERKGIYACNFINPAFIDNNELMFRGKASLLIEALGNKKSVNREINSILSLDGYATIETLKKQILKITYQEKDILDLLAEKLEIDFRSYLKEYRPYLSSGELEKLTNRGFGISSHSWDHPKFGTLSLEQQMESIHKTFAYLKENNFLYESFAFPFTDFGVKNEFFKSLFKNEEIYCSFGAAGIKLDSVQRNYQRIPMEMGETAEKILKKEIAYFKLKKLMNKNTIVRK
- a CDS encoding GNAT family N-acetyltransferase, translated to MIQLKTYNKKELKYFVSSGEFRQYDFLPITEHRALSHIHNPRATEEQTLLILAFYEGKLAGYMGCLPDYFEVEGKIIRFAWLSTLYVSNEFRGKKVAKALLQKALDDYNSHVIMAEFTQEAEVFFNHIGSVENIFPKNGKRYYFRLDSATLLSEKRSWIKTFKPLLHISDSVINAFVGLKNIGTGKVKFRFETLEQMDMEIKYFVSSYQCQRPVDEINYFITNPWILEGRKKDNNYFFSSYAEVFKYVWIKIYDEQGNLETVSLLLLRDGHLKIHYIFSTGDSSLNRFIKFLNTFIIQNKIKMMTVYNETLNKNIQKSKSLATIYEKDFKRDYLFRKELLQSLPKHFNPHLQDGDGDCMMT
- a CDS encoding M16 family metallopeptidase, translated to MTDRKYKETVHTDTNHYEYTTVTHDKNKVRIYTLKNGLKVFLAQNFDAPRIQTFIPVRTGSNNDPADNTGLAHYLEHMMFKGTSKIGTQNWEKEKELLDQISVLYEEHKAEQDPEKKKEIYKRIDKVSQEASQYAIANEYDKAISSLGATGTNAHTWFDETVYKNNIPNNELEKWLKIEKERFSEIVLRLFHTELESVYEEFNRAQDNDSRLVNYELMAALFPTHPNGQQTTLGKPEHLKNPSMKAIHKYFDEYYVPNNYAMVLVGDFDFEETIQLVDQYFGTIPYRELPKKTPVIELPITEVVERTVKSPTTPRVQLAWRTDSYGTREAMLADIVVNILSNRGEAGLLDLHINQTQKMLWAQAFSVGLKQYGYFSIVAVPKETQTLQEATNMVLEEIELIKKGDFPDWMLPAIINDFKLQRMKGLETAEGLATTLYDIYIKGISWEQELNEMDEYASFTKEEVINFANDFFKNNYVVINKEKGVNDKLLRVDNPGITPVKINRDAQSEFLQAILSDKTEDIKPEFIDYQKEITTDEIKNKKLSFVKNKYNDIAQVHFIFPLGSDHDRELGISTQLLQYLGTDELSPEDLKKEFFKIGISNDFKTTNNQLLISLSGLEENIEKGISLLQQWMYRVQPDQEIYNQFVGTVLENREAIKKDKNRIMTALTNYAKLGSTSRFTDIISKEELENSKAEVFTDRMKQLFKYPYQIFFYGKDFEAFKGYIGQYTETESLEIPKPKEYPEPATGGNVYFIDYDMVQMEMSKVGKGNSVNPAHFGKVNVFNEYFGRGLSSIVFQEIRESKSLAYSAYVSYATSAELNHPDYITTYIGTQPDKLMIAVDTMNELMSELPEVTTQFENARNAALKQIASTRVTRNNIFFNTLRLKKLGIYHDFRKDIYEQIQALKFEDIRQFYQSEIQSVNFNTAIIGKRENLNMEAVSKMGTFTEVSLKDIFGH